The following are encoded together in the Bradyrhizobium genosp. L genome:
- a CDS encoding acyl-CoA synthetase produces MSGDIAATIQRAREHGIGDLLRRSARRYPGKTALICGEVSWTFAEMDAICNRLARGLLGLGIAKGDRVAVLSRNSHAFAALRFAVARIGAVLVPINFMLNPDEINFILANSGAKLLAVGPDFVETARAAAAKGSAVETLIWLPGEDKAVAPDGIRTFDGLLRSDASAPDASVDSRDPAQIIYTSGTESLPKGAILTHEAVMWQYVSCIIDGGMATEDTVLHALPLYHCAQLDVFLGPAIYLGATSLITGKPVPDNVLSLIAAHKINAFFAPPTIWIAMLRSPAFDRTDLSSLRKGYYGASIMPVEVLLELQRRLPDVKFWNFYGQTEIAPLATVLTPQDQLPKAGSAGKPAINVETRVVHPDMTDVAVGEVGEIVHRSPHLLSGYYNDPAKTAAAFAGGWFHSGDLATVDADGYITVVDRVKDMIKSGGENVASREVEEMIYRLPEVSEVAVVGLPDPRWIEAVTAIVVVKAGASLDADAVIKHCAAAMAHFKVPKQVIFVDSLPKNPSGKLLKRELRQRHAGAATLDQAVQKSFAG; encoded by the coding sequence ATGAGCGGAGATATCGCAGCCACCATCCAGCGCGCCCGCGAGCACGGCATCGGCGATCTCCTGCGCCGGTCGGCGCGGCGCTATCCCGGCAAGACCGCGCTGATCTGCGGCGAGGTGAGCTGGACCTTCGCGGAGATGGACGCGATCTGCAATCGTCTCGCGCGCGGCTTGCTCGGGCTCGGCATCGCCAAGGGCGACCGTGTCGCGGTACTGTCGCGCAATTCGCACGCCTTCGCCGCGTTGCGCTTCGCGGTGGCGCGGATCGGCGCCGTCCTGGTGCCGATCAACTTCATGCTCAATCCGGACGAGATCAATTTCATCCTCGCCAATTCGGGCGCGAAGCTGCTCGCGGTTGGTCCCGACTTCGTGGAGACGGCGCGCGCCGCTGCCGCCAAGGGCTCGGCGGTCGAAACGCTGATCTGGCTGCCGGGCGAGGACAAGGCTGTGGCGCCTGACGGCATCAGGACGTTCGACGGCCTGCTGCGCAGCGATGCATCGGCGCCTGACGCCTCGGTCGACAGCCGCGATCCCGCGCAGATCATCTATACCAGCGGCACGGAGTCGCTGCCGAAGGGCGCGATCCTCACCCATGAGGCCGTGATGTGGCAGTATGTCAGCTGCATCATCGACGGCGGCATGGCGACCGAGGACACCGTGCTGCACGCACTGCCGCTGTATCATTGCGCGCAGCTCGACGTCTTTCTCGGCCCCGCGATCTATCTCGGCGCCACCAGCCTGATCACCGGCAAGCCGGTGCCCGACAATGTCCTCTCCCTGATCGCGGCCCACAAGATCAACGCGTTCTTCGCGCCGCCGACGATCTGGATCGCGATGCTGCGCTCGCCCGCCTTCGATCGCACCGACCTATCGTCCTTGCGCAAGGGCTATTACGGCGCCTCGATCATGCCGGTCGAGGTGCTGCTCGAGCTGCAGCGCCGGCTGCCGGACGTGAAGTTCTGGAATTTCTACGGCCAGACCGAGATCGCGCCGCTTGCGACCGTGCTGACGCCGCAGGATCAACTGCCGAAGGCGGGTTCCGCCGGCAAGCCCGCGATCAATGTCGAGACGCGGGTGGTCCATCCCGACATGACCGACGTCGCCGTCGGGGAGGTCGGCGAGATCGTGCACCGCTCGCCGCATCTGTTGTCCGGCTATTACAACGATCCGGCCAAGACTGCGGCGGCTTTTGCCGGCGGCTGGTTCCACTCCGGCGACCTCGCGACCGTCGATGCCGACGGCTACATCACCGTGGTCGACCGCGTGAAGGACATGATCAAGAGCGGCGGCGAGAATGTCGCGAGCCGCGAGGTCGAGGAGATGATCTACCGGCTGCCTGAAGTCTCGGAGGTCGCGGTGGTCGGGCTGCCCGACCCGCGCTGGATCGAGGCGGTGACCGCGATCGTGGTGGTCAAGGCAGGCGCAAGCCTCGATGCGGACGCCGTCATCAAACACTGCGCGGCGGCGATGGCGCATTTCAAGGTACCGAAACAGGTCATCTTCGTCGACAGCCTGCCGAAGAACCCGAGCGGCAAGCTCCTGAAGCGCGAGCTGCGCCAGCGCCATGCCGGCGCCGCCACGCTCGACCAGGCGGTGCAGAAGAGTTTTGCGGGGTAG
- a CDS encoding DUF6778 family protein gives MPWLARIVALGAMLALAGCVTTENSLSQNDLASFKLTGVAVSFAPDVWITWEDGIRAYANAKTISDDQISAAANTPEGKAYVQGLLAQRIKAGVEQAMAGQLAGARPVRLDIVVKRFDLPSAVQRVLIGGHRGMTADANLVDARTGAVILAYPNLNAFLFTGQGIAGSIVQAAIDNSDKQSPADKVIARYGETYRVWLLHNGV, from the coding sequence TTGCCGTGGCTGGCGCGCATCGTCGCGCTCGGAGCTATGCTTGCGCTTGCGGGCTGCGTGACCACAGAGAATTCTCTGTCGCAAAACGATCTCGCGAGTTTCAAACTGACGGGGGTAGCCGTCAGCTTTGCGCCAGATGTCTGGATCACATGGGAGGACGGCATCCGGGCCTATGCCAACGCAAAGACGATCAGCGACGATCAGATATCGGCTGCGGCCAATACGCCGGAAGGCAAGGCCTATGTGCAGGGCCTGCTGGCGCAGCGTATCAAGGCTGGCGTCGAGCAGGCGATGGCCGGCCAGCTTGCGGGCGCGCGGCCGGTGCGGCTCGATATCGTGGTCAAACGCTTCGACCTGCCCTCGGCTGTGCAGCGGGTGTTGATCGGCGGACACCGCGGGATGACCGCGGACGCGAATTTGGTCGATGCGCGGACCGGTGCGGTGATCCTTGCCTATCCCAATCTGAATGCGTTCCTTTTCACCGGGCAAGGAATCGCCGGCTCGATCGTGCAGGCGGCGATCGACAATTCCGACAAGCAGAGCCCGGCCGACAAGGTGATCGCGCGCTACGGGGAAACCTACCGCGTCTGGCTTCTGCACAACGGAGTTTAA
- a CDS encoding ABC transporter substrate-binding protein: MKTIARTLSAAGLLAAVLAAPAVAQQAPLKIGVLTDFQSVYSDIGGAGNVEATKMAIEDFGGSMFGKPIELVSADPLSKADVAANITRKWYEAEGVDMIIDMPTSATALAGMEMSKQFEKIMIVTDAASSDITGKSCSPYTLHWTYDTYANAHTVGSAIVKNGGDTWFFITADYLFGHSIERDTGDVVRAAGGKVIGSARHPLNTPDFSSFLLQAQASKAKIVGMANGGGDTINTIKQAAEFGIVAGGQNLAGIVMFISDIHSLGLKLAQGLIITEAYYWDLNDRTRAFGKRFFERRQRMPTMNQAATYSATLHYLNAVKAAGTRETKPVLAKMRETPIRDAFTDNGVVREDGRMVHSMFLFEVKKPEESKGPWDYYKLLAEVPGDQAFRPLKDGGCPLIK, encoded by the coding sequence ATGAAAACCATCGCCAGGACTCTGTCCGCCGCCGGCCTGTTGGCCGCCGTGCTGGCAGCACCCGCGGTCGCGCAGCAGGCGCCGCTCAAGATCGGCGTGCTGACCGATTTCCAATCGGTCTATTCCGACATCGGCGGTGCCGGGAATGTCGAAGCCACCAAGATGGCGATCGAGGATTTCGGCGGCAGCATGTTCGGCAAGCCGATCGAACTCGTCAGCGCCGATCCGCTCAGCAAGGCCGACGTCGCCGCCAACATCACCCGCAAATGGTACGAGGCCGAGGGCGTCGACATGATCATCGACATGCCGACCTCGGCAACCGCGCTCGCCGGCATGGAGATGTCGAAGCAGTTCGAAAAGATCATGATCGTGACGGATGCGGCGAGCTCCGACATCACGGGCAAGTCCTGCTCGCCCTACACCCTGCACTGGACTTACGACACCTATGCCAACGCCCACACCGTCGGCAGCGCGATCGTGAAGAACGGGGGCGATACCTGGTTCTTCATCACCGCCGACTATCTGTTCGGCCATTCGATCGAGCGCGACACCGGCGACGTGGTTCGCGCCGCCGGCGGCAAGGTGATCGGCAGTGCCCGGCATCCGCTCAACACGCCGGACTTCTCGTCGTTCCTGCTGCAGGCCCAGGCCTCGAAGGCCAAGATCGTCGGCATGGCCAATGGCGGCGGCGACACCATCAACACCATCAAGCAGGCGGCCGAGTTCGGCATTGTCGCGGGCGGCCAGAACCTCGCCGGCATCGTGATGTTCATCTCCGACATCCACAGCCTCGGCCTGAAGCTGGCGCAAGGCCTGATCATCACCGAGGCCTATTATTGGGATCTCAACGACCGCACCCGCGCCTTCGGCAAACGCTTCTTCGAGCGCAGACAACGGATGCCGACCATGAACCAGGCCGCGACCTACAGCGCTACCCTGCACTACCTCAATGCGGTGAAGGCCGCCGGTACCCGGGAGACCAAGCCGGTGCTGGCCAAGATGCGGGAGACCCCGATCCGCGACGCCTTCACCGACAACGGCGTCGTGCGCGAGGACGGCCGCATGGTGCACTCGATGTTCCTGTTCGAGGTCAAGAAGCCGGAGGAATCGAAGGGACCGTGGGACTACTACAAGCTGCTCGCCGAGGTTCCCGGCGACCAGGCGTTCCGGCCGCTGAAGGACGGTGGCTGCCCGCTCATCAAGTGA